The following proteins are encoded in a genomic region of Corticium candelabrum chromosome 11, ooCorCand1.1, whole genome shotgun sequence:
- the LOC134186994 gene encoding uncharacterized protein LOC134186994, with protein sequence MKMFRVCIRVVIVVFSAFQSFASALIVIKGVRSVRIGEKEYNITCTSSNSADLVEWRQIRKGQSVPVKSCSKDGIAAGAVCTCSCGKISAKTLRFGSITFNSAGLFCCIQRQIDGLRLDRELVKNVSVSIDTVAGEPPTWPSNQESVTRWLNENGPDASDRLSSHSDFHHTTQAGSSTSSFIDDQRQSSTFGPVVFVVVLIVISVLMTAVWLCLVVVFLYHKWCKRTRSTRQETEVEMVDNNVHQI encoded by the exons ATGAAAATGTTTAGAGTGTGCATTCGGGTTGTTATTGTCGTTTTCTCTGCTTTCC AGAGCTTTGCAAGCGCTCTGATCGTGATCAAGGGAGTGCGGTCAGTTCGCATCGGAGAGAAAGAGTACAATATCACTTGCACGTCGTCGAATTCTGCAGATCTCGTTGAATGGAGACAAATACGCAAAGGGCAATCGGTGCCAGTGAAATCGTGCTCGAAGGATGGTATTGCTGCGGGTGCAGTTTGTACGTGTAGCTGCGgaaagattagtgcaaaaacGTTGCGATTCGGTTCAATCACCTTCAACTCTGCTGGTCTATTTTGTTGTATTCAGCGACAAATTGATGGTCTTCGACTAGATCGAGAATTGGTCAAGAATGTTAGCGTATCGATCGACACCGTAGCAG GAGAACCACCTACATGGCCGTCCAATCAGGAATCAG TGACGCGATGGCTAAACGAGAATGGTCCGGACGCAAGTGATAGATTGAGCTCACACTCTGACTTTcatcacacaacacaagctgGTTCATCAACTTCCTCTTTTATCGATGACCAAAGACAGAGCTCGACGTTTGGTCCCGtcgtctttgttgttgttctgaTTGTCATATCTGTTCTAATGACGGCAGTTTGGCTGTGTTTGGTTGTGGTTTTTCTTTATCACAAATGGTGTAAGAGGACAAGGTCAACCAGACAAGAAACAGAGGTAGAAATGGTGGATAATAATGTGCATCAAATTTAA